A part of Microbacterium terregens genomic DNA contains:
- the glgA gene encoding glycogen synthase: MRVDIVTKEYPPEIYGGAGVHVTELVKALRERMDVQVRAFGAPRHEEGTTSYDVPAELATANGAIQTLGTDLEIVTDVVGADVVHSHTWYANFAGHLAALLHGIPHVVTAHSLEPLRPWKAEQLGGGYAVSSFIEKTAYEGAAAIVAVSEGMRNDILRSYPTLNPAKVRVIYNGIDVDAWHPVEDPALLSELGIDPTKPSVVFVGRITRQKGLPYLLRAAEQLPPDVQLVLCAGAPDTPQILAEVQELVRGLQQTRNGVVWIDRLLPRHELCAVLSAATTFVCPSIYEPLGIVNLEAMACGAAVVGTATGGIPEVVRDGVTGRLVPIQQVQDGTGTPLHPDQYVDDLARVLIEVVSDPQRAAAYGVAGRERAANDFSWSSIADATAELYAEVSANRR, translated from the coding sequence ATGCGAGTCGACATCGTCACCAAGGAGTATCCGCCAGAGATATACGGCGGCGCGGGAGTGCACGTCACCGAACTCGTGAAGGCGCTGCGCGAGCGGATGGACGTGCAGGTTCGAGCCTTCGGCGCGCCTCGTCATGAGGAGGGAACCACCTCGTACGATGTGCCCGCTGAACTGGCGACCGCGAACGGAGCCATCCAGACGCTCGGCACCGACCTCGAGATCGTGACGGATGTGGTCGGCGCCGACGTCGTGCACAGCCACACCTGGTATGCGAACTTCGCCGGCCACCTCGCCGCGCTGCTGCACGGCATCCCGCACGTCGTGACTGCGCACAGCCTCGAACCGCTTCGACCGTGGAAGGCCGAGCAGCTCGGCGGGGGCTACGCCGTGTCCAGCTTCATCGAGAAGACCGCCTACGAGGGCGCGGCCGCGATCGTCGCGGTCAGCGAGGGCATGCGCAACGACATCCTGCGCAGCTATCCCACGCTGAATCCGGCCAAGGTGCGCGTGATCTACAACGGCATCGACGTCGACGCGTGGCATCCGGTCGAGGATCCCGCCCTGCTGTCGGAGCTCGGGATCGATCCGACGAAGCCGTCCGTCGTCTTCGTCGGACGCATCACTCGGCAGAAGGGGCTGCCCTACCTTCTTCGCGCCGCGGAGCAGCTGCCTCCGGATGTCCAGCTGGTCCTGTGCGCAGGCGCACCGGACACGCCGCAGATCCTGGCCGAGGTCCAGGAGCTCGTGCGCGGACTGCAGCAGACGAGGAACGGCGTCGTCTGGATCGACCGGCTGCTGCCCCGTCACGAACTGTGCGCGGTGCTCAGCGCGGCCACCACGTTCGTCTGCCCGTCCATCTACGAGCCGCTCGGGATCGTGAACCTCGAGGCGATGGCCTGCGGTGCGGCGGTCGTCGGAACGGCCACCGGCGGGATCCCCGAGGTCGTCCGGGACGGCGTGACGGGTCGGCTGGTGCCGATCCAACAGGTGCAGGACGGCACCGGGACCCCGCTGCATCCGGACCAGTACGTCGATGACCTGGCGCGCGTGTTGATCGAGGTCGTGTCGGATCCGCAGCGCGCAGCGGCGTACGGCGTCGCCGGTCGCGAGCGCGCCGCGAACGATTTCAGCTGGTCCTCGATCGCCGATGCCACGGCCGAGCTCTACGCGGAGGTCAGCGCCAACCGCCGATAG
- a CDS encoding ABC transporter ATP-binding protein: MPQVLEFSDVVVRRSSRNIVDHLDWSVEDDQRWVILGPNGAGKTTLLQLADTLLHPTSGRVTILGEQLGRTDVFELRPRIGFASTAMAKRLPSEETVLNVVLTAAYSVLGRWNEAYEDIDERRALRVLAEWRLDGLADRTFGTLSDGEQKRVQIARAIMTDPELLLLDEPAASLDLGAREELLTLLSGYAQAPTTPAMVMVTHHVEEIPIGFTHVMLLREGRVVAAGPLHETLTAEALTEAFSTPITLSVDGGRYAARAAS; the protein is encoded by the coding sequence ATGCCGCAGGTGCTCGAGTTCTCCGATGTCGTCGTACGCAGAAGCTCCCGGAACATCGTGGACCACCTGGACTGGTCGGTCGAAGACGACCAGCGGTGGGTGATCCTCGGACCCAACGGCGCCGGCAAGACCACGCTGCTCCAGCTGGCAGACACGCTCCTGCATCCCACCTCCGGACGAGTGACGATCCTGGGCGAACAGCTCGGCCGCACCGACGTGTTCGAGCTGCGTCCGCGCATCGGATTCGCGTCGACCGCGATGGCCAAGCGCCTGCCATCCGAGGAGACCGTCCTGAACGTCGTCCTCACCGCCGCGTACTCGGTGCTGGGACGCTGGAACGAGGCATACGAGGACATCGACGAACGCCGAGCTCTGCGTGTCCTGGCCGAGTGGCGGCTGGACGGGCTGGCCGATCGGACGTTCGGCACCCTGTCCGACGGGGAGCAGAAGCGAGTGCAGATCGCCCGCGCGATCATGACCGACCCCGAGCTGCTGCTGCTCGACGAGCCCGCAGCCAGCCTCGACCTGGGGGCGCGTGAGGAGCTGCTGACGCTGCTCAGCGGATACGCTCAGGCACCGACGACGCCGGCCATGGTCATGGTGACGCACCACGTCGAGGAGATCCCGATCGGATTCACTCACGTGATGCTGCTGCGCGAAGGACGCGTGGTTGCGGCCGGCCCACTGCACGAGACCCTCACCGCCGAGGCACTCACCGAGGCATTCAGCACGCCGATCACCCTCAGCGTCGACGGCGGGCGATACGCGGCGCGTGCGGCTTCCTAG
- a CDS encoding type B 50S ribosomal protein L31 → MKTDIHPDYQAVVFRDLGSGETFLTRSTVTSDKKIELDGVEYPVIDVEISSASHPFYTGKQRIMDSAGRVEKFNQRFKNFGGSGN, encoded by the coding sequence ATGAAGACTGACATCCACCCCGACTACCAGGCCGTCGTATTCCGCGACCTCGGCTCGGGCGAGACGTTCCTCACCCGTTCGACCGTCACGTCGGACAAGAAGATCGAGCTCGACGGCGTCGAGTACCCGGTCATCGACGTCGAGATCTCCTCCGCCTCGCACCCGTTCTACACGGGCAAGCAGCGCATCATGGACTCGGCCGGTCGTGTCGAGAAGTTCAACCAGCGCTTCAAGAACTTCGGCGGATCCGGCAACTAG
- a CDS encoding exonuclease domain-containing protein: MDSRREVEGTVDPHGASPDWTRVIGVFDLETTGVDVTEDRIVSAHVGLLDAHGAVILARNWLADPGVEIPAAATAVHGISTEHAREIGAPACDVVEQVTDTLRSLLDAGIPVVAYNAAFDFSLLACEARRHGVPPLRSPAPVIDPLVIDKAYDRYRRGKRTLAVVAEHYAVRLDDAHEAAADAVAAGRIAQALAARFAGLLPAAAEELHTAQIAWARSQAASLTEYFIRIGRLDPDDRLDGRWPIR; the protein is encoded by the coding sequence ATGGACAGCAGGCGGGAAGTGGAGGGGACGGTCGATCCGCACGGCGCGAGCCCGGACTGGACGCGAGTGATCGGCGTCTTCGATCTCGAGACCACCGGTGTCGACGTGACCGAAGATCGCATCGTCAGCGCGCACGTCGGACTTCTCGACGCGCACGGCGCGGTGATCCTGGCCAGGAACTGGCTCGCCGATCCCGGTGTGGAGATCCCCGCGGCCGCGACCGCCGTGCACGGCATCTCCACTGAGCACGCTCGCGAGATCGGTGCGCCCGCCTGTGACGTCGTGGAGCAGGTCACCGACACATTGCGATCGCTCCTGGATGCCGGCATCCCCGTCGTCGCGTACAACGCCGCGTTCGATTTCTCGCTCCTGGCCTGCGAAGCGAGGCGCCACGGGGTCCCGCCGCTGCGCAGCCCCGCACCCGTGATAGATCCGCTGGTCATCGACAAGGCGTACGACCGGTACCGCCGCGGGAAGCGCACGCTCGCCGTGGTCGCAGAGCACTACGCCGTGCGTTTGGATGACGCTCATGAGGCGGCAGCGGATGCGGTCGCGGCGGGACGGATCGCCCAGGCGCTCGCGGCGCGCTTCGCGGGGCTGCTGCCGGCGGCGGCCGAGGAGCTGCACACGGCTCAGATCGCGTGGGCGCGTTCCCAGGCGGCCAGTCTGACCGAGTACTTCATCCGCATCGGGCGCCTGGATCCCGACGACAGGCTGGACGGCCGTTGGCCGATCCGCTGA
- a CDS encoding alpha/beta hydrolase, producing MPVPNPYAALLGALPIERRQAEVLGGTTAYWVYGPADAQTTIVAVHGFRGEHHGLEPVVAHLDGVRVISPDLPGFGETPPLPGRRHDLTAYADWLRAFVAAVAPGAIILGHSFGSIVVAAAVAGGLPTPRVILVNPIGAPALEGPRGLLTRLAVFYYWAGARLPKALGDALLRNGVIVRVMSVSMAKTRDPDLRRFIHDQHDTYFSRFADRDVLHDAFLASVSHDVREFAPAIAQPTLLVAAQRDDITPIEAERHLATLFSDAQLVEIPDVGHLVHYETPAPAAAAIREFLAPSAPGTR from the coding sequence ATGCCCGTCCCCAATCCGTACGCCGCGCTCCTGGGCGCTCTGCCGATCGAGCGACGGCAGGCCGAGGTTCTCGGTGGCACGACCGCATACTGGGTCTACGGCCCGGCCGATGCCCAGACGACGATCGTCGCGGTCCACGGATTCCGCGGAGAGCACCACGGGCTCGAGCCGGTCGTCGCCCATCTGGACGGCGTGCGGGTCATCTCGCCCGATCTGCCCGGATTCGGCGAGACGCCGCCACTGCCCGGTCGACGCCACGATCTGACCGCATACGCGGACTGGCTCCGGGCATTCGTCGCCGCAGTCGCCCCGGGCGCGATCATCCTCGGGCACTCCTTCGGCTCGATCGTCGTGGCCGCAGCCGTTGCGGGAGGACTGCCGACACCGCGCGTGATCCTGGTCAACCCGATCGGGGCGCCCGCGCTCGAAGGGCCGCGCGGCCTGCTGACCCGCCTCGCGGTGTTCTACTACTGGGCGGGTGCGCGCCTGCCGAAGGCGTTGGGCGATGCGCTCCTGCGCAATGGCGTCATCGTCCGGGTCATGAGCGTCTCGATGGCCAAGACCCGCGACCCCGACCTGCGCCGCTTCATCCACGACCAGCACGACACGTACTTCTCCCGCTTCGCCGACCGGGACGTGCTGCACGACGCCTTCCTCGCGTCGGTGTCGCACGACGTACGCGAATTCGCTCCCGCGATCGCCCAGCCCACGCTCCTCGTGGCGGCGCAGCGCGACGACATCACGCCGATCGAGGCGGAGCGGCACTTGGCCACGCTCTTCAGCGATGCGCAGCTGGTGGAGATCCCGGATGTCGGGCACCTGGTGCACTACGAGACCCCGGCCCCGGCGGCCGCGGCCATCAGGGAGTTTCTTGCGCCTTCCGCTCCCGGTACGCGTTGA
- a CDS encoding CGNR zinc finger domain-containing protein — MVFIRDTEQSLKAAVFLVNTLPGHDGEDTLRTLSDFDEYLAVNPYTGAIRRDEAEMSAVRGIRARLRRLWDVDRDGAVPLVNEMLRDGHALPRLVIHDDYDWHIHATSDDAPLATRILVEAAMAFVDVIRSDEYDRVRVCSADDCDSVYIDYSRNGSKRYCDTGNCGNRMNVNAYRERKAQETP, encoded by the coding sequence ATGGTGTTCATTCGTGACACCGAGCAGTCCCTCAAGGCCGCGGTATTCCTGGTGAACACCCTTCCCGGACACGACGGCGAAGACACGCTCCGCACGCTTTCCGACTTCGATGAATACCTCGCGGTGAACCCGTACACCGGCGCGATCCGCCGGGACGAGGCAGAGATGTCGGCTGTCCGCGGCATCCGCGCCCGCCTGCGCCGACTGTGGGATGTCGACCGCGACGGCGCCGTTCCGCTGGTGAACGAGATGCTGCGCGACGGGCACGCGCTGCCCCGCCTGGTGATCCACGACGACTACGACTGGCACATCCACGCGACCTCGGACGATGCCCCGCTGGCGACGCGAATCCTCGTCGAGGCCGCGATGGCGTTCGTGGACGTCATCCGCTCGGACGAGTACGACCGGGTGCGCGTGTGCTCGGCGGATGACTGCGACTCCGTGTACATCGACTACTCACGCAACGGTTCCAAGCGCTACTGCGATACGGGCAACTGCGGCAATCGCATGAACGTCAACGCGTACCGGGAGCGGAAGGCGCAAGAAACTCCCTGA